In Terriglobales bacterium, a single genomic region encodes these proteins:
- a CDS encoding histone deacetylase, whose translation MRLPFPLIYSDQYFLPIGAHVFPAQKYRMIHDRLLSSGEADADDFISPEAASDDDVRLVHDAGYVDRLLNGEITPQEELQMEVPYSPELVKAFWLSAGGSILASERALRTGICVNIGGGFHHAHPDHGEGFCMIHDVAIAIRKMQKLRKIQRAMTVDCDVHDGNGTAAIFPPKQLSGHPLPSISAAQVQAKIVDPVVADGEDVFTISLHQANNYPAYKPPSSIDVNLPDGVGDDQYLAWLDQALSSGLRSFSPDLLCYIAGADPYIEDQLGGLALTIDGLKRRDALVFEVAKARGIPVMVTYAGGYARDVQDTVTIHVNTVIAAKEVWRN comes from the coding sequence CACATGTATTTCCCGCACAAAAGTACCGAATGATCCATGATCGTCTGCTCTCGAGCGGTGAAGCTGATGCAGACGACTTCATCTCGCCGGAAGCTGCCAGCGACGACGATGTCCGGCTGGTCCATGACGCTGGTTATGTCGATCGCCTGCTAAACGGAGAAATCACGCCGCAGGAAGAGCTGCAGATGGAGGTCCCTTATTCACCGGAACTGGTGAAGGCCTTCTGGCTTTCTGCCGGAGGGTCAATCCTCGCGTCGGAACGCGCACTGCGAACGGGAATCTGCGTAAATATTGGCGGCGGCTTTCACCACGCTCATCCCGATCACGGAGAGGGCTTCTGCATGATTCACGATGTTGCAATCGCCATCCGCAAGATGCAGAAGCTGCGCAAAATTCAGCGTGCCATGACCGTCGATTGCGATGTTCACGACGGCAACGGCACGGCGGCGATCTTCCCGCCGAAGCAGCTCAGCGGACATCCGCTGCCAAGTATCTCGGCGGCACAGGTCCAGGCGAAAATTGTAGATCCCGTGGTAGCCGACGGCGAAGACGTCTTCACCATCTCTCTGCACCAGGCAAACAACTATCCTGCGTACAAGCCACCTTCTTCGATCGACGTAAATTTGCCCGACGGAGTCGGTGATGATCAATATCTTGCCTGGCTGGATCAGGCGCTGAGTTCAGGACTACGCAGCTTCTCACCCGATTTGCTGTGCTACATTGCAGGCGCTGATCCATATATTGAGGACCAGCTTGGTGGACTGGCGCTGACCATCGACGGTCTCAAACGGCGCGACGCGCTAGTATTTGAGGTTGCGAAGGCACGTGGCATTCCGGTCATGGTCACGTACGCCGGCGGCTATGCGCGCGACGTGCAGGACACAGTCACAATTCATGTGAACACGGTGATTGCGGCAAAGGAAGTTTGGAGGAACTGA